Proteins from a genomic interval of Oncorhynchus mykiss isolate Arlee chromosome 21, USDA_OmykA_1.1, whole genome shotgun sequence:
- the si:ch1073-220m6.1 gene encoding signaling lymphocytic activation molecule isoform X1 → MPDFLTYTSTMNILWFLLILTGTWAEVPSIDKYGLKGGLVCLAVAESPGEHKELKWKFKSDVIVDNKEISPQYKEKVQYNPVNHSLCIKNLKETDSGIYYPTVGKWNLETIIEYKVTIQEAVSIPVMKVVSLYSNSSRGQCNITVNCSVKDVWALSVCNGRQCTLSQQSLTVVNITISNDNSTIQCTGKNHVSAETNSQPMKDMCIVKGGKASEYPVGIIVGSVTGLLLIIVFVGIRRIKSTRRRARKNELPLQVNPVSAPQGERPGPQNTGASDVTTIYVTVGKPGAAGVELPSPEEMPESQSAAIYSTVQQPAAEESHLGDKVGATKEDRPGPQSPTSIYSTVQKPAAAQCCPVDKYRNNLNKPDRAAQ, encoded by the exons ATGCCAGACTTCCTCACTTACACTTCTACAATGAACATTTTATGGTTTCTACTCATTCTCACAG GGACCTGGGCTGAAGTTCCGTCAATAGACAAGTATGGGCTGAAGGGAGGTTTGGTGTGTCTGGCCGTTGCTGAATCCCCTGGGGAGCATAAAGAACTTAAATGGAAATTCAAAAGTGATGTAATAGTTGATAATAAAGAGATCTCCCCTCAATACAAGGAGAAGGTGCAATATAACCCGGTGAACCACTCTCTGTGCATTAAGAATCTGAAGGAAACGGACAGTGGAATTTACTATCCGACTGTTGGAAAATGGAATTTAGAAACTATTATTGAGTACAAAGTAACAATACAGG AAGCTGTTTCCATACCAGTCATGAAGGTGGTGTCTCTCTACTCCAACTCAAGTAGGGGACAATGTAACATCACAGTGAACTGTTCTGTTAAAGACGTCTGggcactgtctgtctgtaacgGGCGTCAGTGCACACTGTCACAACAGTCACTCACCGTAGTCAATATCACCATCTCCAATGACAACAGCACTATCCAGTGCACAGGCAAAAATCACGTCAGTGCAGAGACCAACTCACAACCCATGAAGGACATGT GCATTGTCAAGGGTGGGAAAGCTTCAGAATACCCAGTTGGCATCATTGTGGGCAGTGTTACTGGATTGCTACTCATTATTGTGTTTGTTGGAATACGACGCATCAAATCAACCAGAAGAAGGGCCCGTAAAAACGAGCTGCCACTGCAG GTCAACCCAGTGAGCGCTCCACAAGGGGAGAGACCGGGACCACAAAACACAGGGGCTTCTGACGTAACAACCATCTACGTCACTGTAGGGAAACCAGGAGCTGCAGGAGTGGAGCTCCCGTCACCAGAAGAGATGCCAGAGTCACAGTCAGCGGCAATCTACAGCACTGTGCAGCAACCAGCTGCAGAAGAGTCTCACCTAGGGGACAAAGTGGGCGCTACAAAAGAAGACAGACCAGGGCCGCAGAGCCCTACATCGATCTACAGCACTGTACAGAAACCAGCAGCAGCACAGTGTTGCCCAGTGGACAAATACAGGAATAATCTCAACAAACCAGACAGAGCTGCTCAATAG
- the si:ch1073-220m6.1 gene encoding signaling lymphocytic activation molecule isoform X2, whose translation MPDFLTYTSTMNILWFLLILTEAVSIPVMKVVSLYSNSSRGQCNITVNCSVKDVWALSVCNGRQCTLSQQSLTVVNITISNDNSTIQCTGKNHVSAETNSQPMKDMCIVKGGKASEYPVGIIVGSVTGLLLIIVFVGIRRIKSTRRRARKNELPLQVNPVSAPQGERPGPQNTGASDVTTIYVTVGKPGAAGVELPSPEEMPESQSAAIYSTVQQPAAEESHLGDKVGATKEDRPGPQSPTSIYSTVQKPAAAQCCPVDKYRNNLNKPDRAAQ comes from the exons ATGCCAGACTTCCTCACTTACACTTCTACAATGAACATTTTATGGTTTCTACTCATTCTCACAG AAGCTGTTTCCATACCAGTCATGAAGGTGGTGTCTCTCTACTCCAACTCAAGTAGGGGACAATGTAACATCACAGTGAACTGTTCTGTTAAAGACGTCTGggcactgtctgtctgtaacgGGCGTCAGTGCACACTGTCACAACAGTCACTCACCGTAGTCAATATCACCATCTCCAATGACAACAGCACTATCCAGTGCACAGGCAAAAATCACGTCAGTGCAGAGACCAACTCACAACCCATGAAGGACATGT GCATTGTCAAGGGTGGGAAAGCTTCAGAATACCCAGTTGGCATCATTGTGGGCAGTGTTACTGGATTGCTACTCATTATTGTGTTTGTTGGAATACGACGCATCAAATCAACCAGAAGAAGGGCCCGTAAAAACGAGCTGCCACTGCAG GTCAACCCAGTGAGCGCTCCACAAGGGGAGAGACCGGGACCACAAAACACAGGGGCTTCTGACGTAACAACCATCTACGTCACTGTAGGGAAACCAGGAGCTGCAGGAGTGGAGCTCCCGTCACCAGAAGAGATGCCAGAGTCACAGTCAGCGGCAATCTACAGCACTGTGCAGCAACCAGCTGCAGAAGAGTCTCACCTAGGGGACAAAGTGGGCGCTACAAAAGAAGACAGACCAGGGCCGCAGAGCCCTACATCGATCTACAGCACTGTACAGAAACCAGCAGCAGCACAGTGTTGCCCAGTGGACAAATACAGGAATAATCTCAACAAACCAGACAGAGCTGCTCAATAG